The following proteins come from a genomic window of Aspergillus oryzae RIB40 DNA, chromosome 4:
- a CDS encoding dTDP-4-dehydrorhamnose reductase family protein (C-3 sterol dehydrogenase/3-beta-hydroxysteroid dehydrogenase and related dehydrogenases), with product MTSIEPTSEKMSSVVLVTGATGLLGRQVFNTFKHSGCFVVGQGYSRANPPTILKADLENKDDIQRILDEAKPQIIIHCAANRSPDLCEQDPEKARRVNVEATRTLAEEASSRGAFLIYISTDYVFPGKEGEAPYETDAETNPPNLYGQLKRDGEVAVLEATKETGLGLVLRVPVLYGPSDNNSESAVNCLIDAVWKSQTPESSVKMDDWAQRYPTNTEDVARVCRDIVIKYIKERTRLPQQPHILQFSSEDRMTKYEICEKFAEVLGLPLDRMIRNKQGNEPGGVQRPYDTHLSTKGLKDLGIDVRTTDFVAWWRKHLGAYKK from the exons ATGACCTCCATCGAGCCAACTTCTGAGAAAATGTCAAGCGTTGTTCTTGTCACTGGTGCTACCGGCCTGCTCGGCCGGCAGGTATTCAACACTTTCAAGCACTCGGGGTGCTTTGTCGTCGGCCAAGGCTATTCGAGAGCCAACCCACCGACCATCCTGAAAGCCGATTTGGAGAACAAGGACGACATCCAGCGTATCCTGGACGAAGCAAA ACCTCAGATTATCATCCATT GCGCCGCCAATCGTTCCCCCGATCTGTGTGAGCAAGACCCCGAGAAGGCGCGCCGGGTGAATGTCGAGGCTACGCGGACCCTTGCAGAAGAAGCCTCGTCCCGCGGCGCATTTCTCATTTACATCTCTACGGACTACGTGTTTCccggaaaggaaggagaagctccgTATGAGACCGATGCGGAAACGAACCCTCCCAACCTTTATGGTCAGCTGAAGCGGGATGGTGAGGTTGCTGTTCTGGAGGCAACGAAGGAGACCGGGCTCGGCCTCGTCCTTCGGGTGCCTGTCCTGTACGGTCCTTCTGATAATAACTCGGAGAGCGCGGTCAACTGTTTGATCGATGCGGTGTGGAAGTCTCAGACTCCCGAGTCGAGCGTGAAGATGGATGACTGGGCCCAACGGTatcccaccaacaccgaAGACGTTGCGCGCGTGTGTCGCGACATTGTCATTAAGTATATCAAGGAGCGCACGCGGTTGCCGCAGCAGCCTCATATTCTCCAATTCAGCTCGGAAGATCGTATGACCAAATATGAGATCTGCGAGAAGTTCGCGGAGGTACTCGGGCTACCCCTGGATAGGATGATCAGGAATAAGCAAGGGAACGAGCCTGGTGGAGTACAAAGACCCTACGATACTCATCTATCGACCAAGGGACTCAAGGACCTTGGAATTGATGTCCGGACTACGGATTTTGTCGCGTGGTG GCGGAAACATCTGGGCGCATACAAGAAATAA